One window of the Arthrobacter sp. D5-1 genome contains the following:
- a CDS encoding M20/M25/M40 family metallo-hydrolase, which yields MSVIRPEDEVVRICQELIRIDSSNFGDDTGPGERAAAEYAAGLITEVGLEAEIFESAPGRANVVTRMAGEDPSADALVVHGHLDVVPALKDQWSVDPFSGELKDGLVWGRGAVDMKDMDAMILSVMRDFARTGRKPKRDIIFAFFADEEAGGTYGARYAIEHRRELFDGATEAISEVGGFSATIGGQRTYLLQTAEKGLSWLRLVAHGRAGHGSQINTDNAVTRLAAAVTRIGEYKWPVELTPTTRQFLDGVTELTGVEFDADNPDIILKELGTVARFVGATLQNTSNPTLLRSGYKHNVIPESAEAFVDCRTLPGQQELVFETIKELAGDGIDISYVNKDVSLEVPFAGNLVDSMIDALHSEDPGAKVLPYTLSGGTDNKSLSKIGITGYGFAPLMLPDELDFTGMFHGVDERVPAESLQFGARVLNRLLSNY from the coding sequence ATGTCTGTCATCCGCCCCGAAGATGAAGTTGTCCGGATCTGCCAGGAGCTGATCCGTATTGACTCCTCCAACTTCGGCGACGACACCGGACCGGGGGAACGCGCGGCTGCCGAGTACGCGGCCGGCCTCATTACTGAAGTGGGGCTCGAGGCAGAGATCTTCGAATCCGCCCCCGGCCGCGCCAACGTCGTAACGCGGATGGCCGGCGAAGACCCGTCTGCCGACGCCTTGGTGGTTCATGGACATCTGGATGTTGTTCCGGCCCTGAAGGACCAGTGGAGCGTTGATCCGTTCAGCGGCGAACTCAAGGACGGGCTGGTTTGGGGTCGTGGCGCCGTGGATATGAAGGACATGGACGCCATGATCCTGTCGGTCATGCGCGACTTCGCCAGGACCGGCCGCAAACCCAAGCGGGACATCATTTTCGCATTCTTCGCCGATGAGGAAGCAGGCGGCACTTACGGCGCCCGCTATGCGATCGAACACCGGCGCGAGCTTTTTGACGGCGCCACCGAGGCCATCTCCGAAGTGGGCGGCTTCTCCGCCACCATCGGCGGCCAGCGGACCTACTTGCTCCAAACAGCTGAGAAGGGCCTCTCCTGGCTCCGGCTGGTGGCACATGGCCGCGCCGGCCACGGATCGCAGATCAACACCGACAACGCCGTCACCCGTTTGGCTGCTGCCGTCACCAGGATCGGCGAATACAAGTGGCCGGTGGAGCTGACCCCTACCACCCGCCAGTTCCTGGACGGCGTCACCGAACTGACCGGCGTCGAGTTCGATGCCGACAACCCTGACATCATCCTGAAGGAACTCGGCACCGTCGCCCGCTTTGTCGGTGCGACGCTGCAGAACACGTCCAACCCCACGCTGCTGCGTTCCGGGTACAAGCACAATGTCATCCCGGAGTCGGCCGAGGCATTCGTGGACTGCCGGACGTTGCCCGGCCAGCAGGAACTGGTGTTCGAGACCATCAAGGAGCTGGCGGGCGATGGCATCGACATCAGCTATGTCAACAAGGACGTGTCCTTGGAAGTGCCGTTCGCCGGCAACCTGGTGGATTCCATGATTGACGCCCTGCACTCCGAGGATCCCGGCGCCAAGGTGCTTCCCTACACACTGTCCGGCGGCACGGACAACAAATCCTTGAGCAAGATCGGCATCACCGGTTACGGTTTCGCCCCGTTGATGCTTCCTGATGAGCTTGACTTCACCGGCATGTTCCACGGCGTCGATGAGCGCGTGCCGGCCGAGTCCCTCCAATTCGGCGCCCGCGTCCTGAACAGGCTGCTGAGCAACTACTAG
- a CDS encoding 3-oxoacyl-ACP reductase, protein MTDKYTQLVSHGLGRNVAKRLGLPQPVELRRYQPGSPLVTGPVLVNGDSPGADDIATTLLGWGLDVRRNALPKEKLGAIIVVLDAVQHPGDLAGPVLTAGTSLRDLGANGRVVTISRTSHSAQNPSGAAARQGIDGLVRSLAKELRAGSTANGILLDDNLATTSPSALGALRFFLSGRSAYVDGQFLTVSSTSGTLPSDPDRPLAGKVAVVTGAARGIGAAIARTLHRDGARVVAVDIPAAGDHLAAVANEVRGTALQLDISRDDAGHRIIEHAVERHGRLDIVVHNAGITRDRLLANMDESRWQSVIAVNIAAQLNINEVLLASEHFKDAPRIVSVASTSGIAGNRGQTNYGASKGGVIGMVRSTALLMEPFDGTINAVAPGFIETEMTARMPFAIREAARRLNSLKQGGQPRDVAEAISFLASDAAGGISGQVLRVCGQQLVGA, encoded by the coding sequence ATGACAGACAAATACACACAACTGGTGAGCCACGGGCTGGGAAGGAACGTCGCCAAACGGCTCGGATTGCCTCAGCCGGTGGAGCTTCGCCGCTACCAACCCGGCAGCCCACTGGTCACCGGCCCGGTTCTGGTCAACGGAGACAGTCCAGGTGCGGACGATATTGCCACCACACTCCTCGGGTGGGGTCTTGACGTCCGACGGAACGCGTTGCCCAAGGAAAAACTGGGCGCCATCATTGTGGTCCTCGATGCTGTCCAACACCCCGGAGACCTTGCCGGACCCGTCCTGACCGCAGGCACTTCGCTTCGGGATCTGGGCGCCAACGGACGGGTAGTCACCATCTCCCGGACATCCCATTCAGCCCAAAACCCTTCCGGGGCCGCAGCGCGCCAGGGCATTGACGGGCTGGTGCGGTCCTTGGCCAAGGAACTCCGTGCAGGCTCCACCGCCAACGGCATACTGCTCGACGACAACCTCGCCACCACGAGTCCCTCGGCATTGGGTGCACTCAGGTTCTTCCTCTCCGGGCGTTCTGCCTACGTGGACGGACAGTTCCTGACGGTCAGCTCGACGTCGGGCACCTTGCCCAGCGACCCGGACAGGCCGTTGGCCGGCAAGGTTGCAGTAGTCACCGGGGCGGCCAGGGGTATTGGAGCTGCCATTGCCCGGACGCTGCACCGCGACGGCGCCAGAGTGGTTGCAGTGGACATCCCGGCAGCCGGGGACCACCTGGCTGCCGTGGCCAACGAGGTACGGGGCACCGCTCTTCAGCTCGATATCAGTCGTGACGACGCCGGTCACCGGATCATCGAGCACGCGGTGGAACGCCACGGCCGGCTCGACATCGTGGTCCACAATGCCGGAATCACCCGCGACAGGCTGCTGGCGAACATGGACGAAAGCCGATGGCAGTCGGTGATCGCCGTCAACATCGCAGCCCAACTGAACATCAACGAGGTCCTTCTCGCATCCGAACACTTCAAGGACGCACCGCGCATCGTGTCGGTGGCTTCCACCAGTGGCATCGCAGGCAACAGGGGACAGACCAACTACGGTGCTTCCAAGGGCGGGGTGATCGGCATGGTGAGGTCCACGGCCTTGCTGATGGAACCCTTCGATGGAACCATCAACGCGGTGGCCCCCGGGTTCATTGAAACCGAAATGACGGCCCGGATGCCCTTTGCCATCCGGGAGGCTGCCCGCAGGCTTAACTCGCTCAAGCAGGGCGGACAGCCGCGGGACGTAGCCGAGGCCATCTCCTTCCTGGCCAGTGACGCCGCTGGTGGAATTTCCGGCCAGGTCCTGCGGGTCTGCGGTCAGCAATTGGTGGGAGCATGA
- a CDS encoding MaoC/PaaZ C-terminal domain-containing protein, with amino-acid sequence MTNPQPVILGELPSLSKLYVNAATTAARRRVLGAAAGQLSLPSVSHEVRNVKADVGNLTAYQHLVGETASDTLPAGYVHALAFPVSLSVMNRDDFPLPLLGMIHLKNHVEQRVPIAFSEALDIRSWAENLAGHKAGTQVDVVAEVRSASSGELLWRGVSTYLAKGIFLPGIDKPGSANGATAPSDFSPPNPTALWQLGLDTGRSYATVSGDFNPIHLSVLSAKALGLRGSIAHGMYLASRALADVGAVKADAFTWDVAFEAPVFLPARVAVDISTVQSVSGGWERSDYAAWNARSGRRHFTGTVAALG; translated from the coding sequence ATGACCAATCCCCAGCCAGTGATCCTCGGGGAGCTGCCCTCACTGTCCAAGCTCTACGTCAATGCGGCAACAACCGCGGCCCGCCGTCGGGTATTGGGGGCGGCAGCAGGCCAGCTCAGCTTGCCCTCAGTCAGCCACGAAGTGAGGAACGTCAAGGCAGACGTGGGAAACCTGACGGCATACCAACATCTGGTGGGGGAGACGGCCAGCGACACCCTGCCGGCCGGTTATGTCCATGCACTGGCCTTCCCGGTGTCCTTGAGCGTCATGAACCGGGATGATTTCCCGTTGCCGCTCCTGGGCATGATCCACCTGAAGAACCATGTGGAGCAACGGGTTCCCATTGCCTTCTCCGAGGCTTTGGACATCAGGTCCTGGGCTGAGAACCTCGCGGGCCACAAAGCCGGAACCCAAGTGGATGTTGTAGCGGAGGTCCGTTCGGCTTCCAGTGGCGAACTGCTCTGGCGTGGCGTCTCCACCTATTTGGCCAAGGGCATCTTCCTGCCGGGCATCGACAAACCAGGAAGCGCGAACGGAGCAACAGCACCCAGCGATTTTTCTCCTCCCAACCCCACCGCTCTGTGGCAACTCGGCTTGGATACCGGACGAAGCTACGCAACGGTCTCCGGGGACTTCAACCCGATCCACCTCAGCGTCCTGTCTGCCAAGGCTCTTGGCTTGCGTGGGTCCATTGCCCACGGAATGTACCTTGCCTCCCGCGCGCTGGCTGACGTGGGGGCCGTCAAGGCCGATGCGTTCACGTGGGACGTTGCCTTTGAGGCTCCGGTGTTCCTCCCGGCACGGGTCGCCGTGGATATCTCGACAGTTCAGTCGGTTTCAGGGGGTTGGGAACGCTCGGATTATGCAGCGTGGAATGCCCGCAGCGGCCGGCGGCATTTCACTGGCACTGTTGCCGCGTTGGGGTGA